A section of the Bacteroidota bacterium genome encodes:
- the ftcD gene encoding glutamate formimidoyltransferase, whose amino-acid sequence MQQLIECVPNFSEGNDLTVIKQITDEIEKVEGVKLLNVDPGKATNRTVVTFVGNPDAVCEAAFRAIKKAGELIDMSKHKGEHPRMGATDVCPLIPISGISMEETAKYAVKLAERVGKELNLPVYLYEAAQPNKSRNNLSVIRSGEYEGFFKKIKLPEWKPDFGPIEFDAFSGATVIGARDFLVAYNINLNTTSVRRANSIAFDVRETGRVKREGNPITGKIVTNEKGNPVYIPGTLKSVKAIGWFIEEYGVAQISMNLTNIAITPVHIAFDEVCKKAGERGVRVTGSELVGLIPLNALLDAGKYFLEKQKRSTGVSEKELIKIAVKSLGLDELGPFKPEERIIEYMLRDSSNAKLVRMNLVDFADETASESPAPGGGSISAYVGALGSALAAMVANLSSHKPGWDDRWKEFSDWAEKGQYYKNELLKKVDEDTLAFNKIMSAFGMPKNSDEEKKARTQAIQDATLLATQIPFSVMELTLGSMQVIKGMAELGNPNSISDVGVGALCARSAVMGAFLNVKINAKGLTNKDIAESFVNKGTTIEQKAIELEKEILQLVNTKL is encoded by the coding sequence ATGCAGCAACTTATTGAATGCGTCCCGAATTTTAGTGAGGGAAATGATTTAACTGTTATTAAACAAATAACAGATGAAATTGAAAAGGTTGAGGGAGTTAAATTGTTAAATGTAGATCCTGGAAAGGCTACTAATCGCACTGTAGTTACATTTGTAGGTAATCCGGATGCGGTTTGCGAAGCTGCGTTTCGCGCAATTAAGAAAGCCGGGGAGTTGATAGATATGAGTAAGCATAAGGGAGAACATCCTAGGATGGGGGCTACGGATGTTTGTCCGCTCATTCCGATTTCTGGGATATCTATGGAGGAGACCGCTAAGTATGCAGTTAAATTAGCAGAGAGAGTAGGTAAGGAGTTAAATTTACCTGTTTATTTATATGAAGCCGCTCAGCCAAATAAGAGTAGAAATAATTTATCTGTTATACGTTCCGGTGAGTACGAAGGTTTTTTCAAGAAAATAAAATTACCGGAATGGAAACCAGATTTTGGCCCAATAGAATTTGATGCCTTTAGTGGTGCTACTGTAATTGGAGCCAGAGATTTTTTAGTAGCATATAATATAAACTTGAATACGACATCTGTTAGAAGGGCTAATTCTATTGCATTTGATGTGCGTGAAACAGGACGAGTAAAGCGAGAGGGAAATCCGATTACAGGTAAAATAGTTACTAATGAAAAAGGCAATCCTGTATATATTCCGGGTACGTTAAAATCGGTAAAAGCTATTGGTTGGTTTATTGAAGAATATGGAGTTGCCCAAATATCAATGAATTTGACCAATATTGCCATAACTCCTGTGCACATAGCTTTTGATGAGGTTTGTAAAAAAGCTGGTGAAAGAGGTGTACGTGTTACCGGCTCGGAGTTGGTTGGTTTAATTCCTTTAAATGCACTTTTAGATGCAGGAAAATATTTTTTAGAAAAACAAAAACGCTCTACCGGAGTCTCTGAAAAGGAGTTGATTAAGATTGCTGTAAAGTCGCTAGGCTTGGATGAGCTTGGACCATTTAAACCAGAAGAGCGAATTATTGAATATATGCTAAGAGATTCATCCAATGCAAAGCTTGTGAGGATGAATTTAGTTGATTTTGCTGATGAAACGGCTAGCGAGAGTCCTGCACCAGGAGGTGGTTCTATTTCTGCTTATGTTGGAGCATTAGGAAGTGCTCTTGCTGCGATGGTTGCTAATTTATCTTCCCACAAACCAGGTTGGGATGACCGTTGGAAAGAGTTTTCGGATTGGGCGGAAAAAGGACAGTATTATAAAAATGAATTATTGAAAAAAGTAGATGAAGATACATTGGCTTTTAATAAAATAATGTCTGCATTTGGAATGCCTAAGAATTCTGATGAAGAAAAGAAAGCTCGAACACAGGCTATACAAGATGCTACATTGTTGGCAACTCAAATTCCTTTTAGTGTAATGGAGCTTACTTTGGGCAGTATGCAAGTCATTAAAGGAATGGCAGAACTTGGAAATCCTAATTCAATATCTGACGTAGGTGTTGGCGCTTTGTGCGCTCGGTCGGCTGTGATGGGTGCATTTTTGAATGTGAAGATAAATGCAAAAGGGTTGACTAATAAAGATATTGCTGAAAGTTTTGTTAACAAGGGTACTACTATAGAGCAAAAGGCAATTGAGTTGGAAAAAGAAATACTTCAACTGGTTAATACCAAACTTTAA